A portion of the Bacteroides faecium genome contains these proteins:
- a CDS encoding glycoside hydrolase family 20 protein, which yields MKKYILIILVLLSPLAAFLQADNLTSPLISIVPRPTHLVPGSGNFTFSAKTAFAVENQEQAAIARNFINLFTHAAGITPALNVGSKEGQVRFVTDSSLKTEAYLLEITPEQILIKASDTKGFFYALQSVRQLLPAAIESEQPVQNIAWSVPAMTVQDEPRFGFRGLLLDPVRCFIPKENVLRIIDCMAMLKINKLHFHLTDDNGWRIEIKKYPRLTEVGAWRVDRTDVPFHSRRNPKRGEPTPIGGFYTQDEIREIVAYAADRQIEVIPEIDVPAHSNSALAAYPQLACPVVKDFIGVLPGLGGRNSEIIYCAGNDSVFTFLQDVFDEVLALFPSRYIHVGGDEARKTNWEKCPLCQKRMKKQHLADEEDLQGYFMKRISDYLRKKGREVIGWDELTNSSFLPEESIILGWQGMGTAALKAAEKGHRFIMTPARIMYLIRYQGPQWFEPVTYFGNNTLKDVFDYEPVQKDWKPEYESLLMGVQACMWTEFCNKPEDVEYLLFPRLAALAEVAWTPADTKDWSGFLKRMDAYNAHIAEKGIIYARSMYNIQQTVTPVDGHLEVNLECLRPDVEIHYTLNGSNPAMSSHRYEGPIRVTKTQMVKAATFMNGKQMGETLDLQLTWNKATAKPLLGNKKNEMLLVNGLRGSLKYTDSEWCNWNRNDTVSFTIDLLDKEKMNKFTIGCITNYGMGAHKPKMIRVEISDDNRAYRAIGELNFSLEEIYQEGTYRNDYSIDMGGVSARYVRVTAEGAGICPAEHVRPDQEARVYFDEVIIE from the coding sequence ATGAAAAAATACATCTTAATCATTCTCGTACTGCTTTCGCCGTTGGCAGCGTTTTTGCAGGCTGATAACTTAACATCCCCTTTAATTTCAATAGTTCCACGCCCGACACACCTTGTGCCGGGCAGTGGCAACTTCACCTTTTCTGCAAAAACGGCATTTGCGGTAGAAAATCAGGAGCAGGCCGCGATTGCACGCAATTTTATCAACCTGTTTACCCATGCTGCCGGAATAACTCCTGCATTGAATGTCGGCAGCAAAGAAGGACAAGTCCGTTTTGTGACGGATTCTTCTTTAAAAACCGAAGCCTATCTGCTGGAGATTACACCTGAACAGATACTTATTAAAGCATCGGATACAAAGGGATTTTTCTATGCCCTGCAATCTGTCCGCCAACTCCTGCCTGCTGCCATAGAATCGGAACAACCGGTGCAGAATATCGCTTGGAGCGTTCCCGCAATGACAGTTCAGGATGAGCCCCGTTTCGGTTTCAGAGGATTACTCTTGGACCCGGTACGTTGCTTTATTCCTAAAGAGAACGTCTTGCGAATCATCGACTGCATGGCGATGCTGAAAATAAACAAGCTTCATTTTCATCTGACGGATGATAACGGCTGGCGGATTGAAATAAAGAAATATCCCCGTTTGACAGAAGTAGGAGCGTGGAGAGTAGACCGTACAGATGTACCTTTCCACTCACGCCGTAACCCGAAGCGTGGGGAACCTACTCCGATAGGCGGTTTCTACACGCAGGATGAGATTCGGGAGATAGTGGCTTATGCCGCCGACAGGCAGATTGAAGTAATTCCCGAAATAGATGTACCTGCACACAGTAACTCCGCTTTGGCTGCCTACCCCCAACTTGCCTGCCCGGTTGTGAAAGACTTTATCGGTGTGCTTCCCGGACTGGGAGGACGGAATTCCGAAATAATCTATTGCGCGGGAAACGACAGCGTATTTACATTCCTGCAAGATGTATTCGACGAAGTTCTGGCACTTTTTCCTTCCCGCTATATTCACGTCGGAGGAGATGAAGCGCGAAAGACGAATTGGGAGAAATGCCCACTTTGCCAGAAACGGATGAAAAAGCAGCATTTGGCGGATGAAGAAGATTTGCAGGGTTACTTTATGAAACGTATCAGTGATTATCTGCGTAAGAAAGGTCGCGAAGTGATTGGCTGGGATGAGTTGACAAACAGTTCTTTTCTTCCCGAAGAATCCATTATTCTCGGTTGGCAGGGAATGGGAACGGCTGCCCTGAAAGCTGCCGAAAAGGGACATCGTTTTATCATGACTCCGGCACGCATCATGTATCTGATTCGCTATCAGGGGCCTCAATGGTTTGAACCGGTAACCTATTTCGGAAACAACACACTGAAAGATGTTTTTGATTACGAACCGGTACAGAAGGATTGGAAACCGGAATACGAGTCTTTGTTAATGGGAGTACAGGCTTGTATGTGGACGGAATTCTGCAATAAGCCGGAAGACGTGGAGTATCTTTTGTTCCCTCGTCTGGCTGCTTTGGCAGAAGTGGCATGGACGCCTGCAGATACAAAAGACTGGTCCGGATTCTTGAAACGAATGGACGCATACAACGCCCATATTGCTGAAAAAGGGATTATCTACGCCCGCTCAATGTATAACATACAGCAGACGGTGACTCCGGTGGACGGACATCTGGAAGTGAATTTGGAATGTCTCCGCCCGGACGTGGAAATTCACTATACGCTGAATGGCAGTAATCCGGCTATGTCCTCTCATCGTTATGAAGGGCCTATCCGTGTGACAAAGACACAAATGGTGAAGGCGGCTACCTTTATGAACGGCAAGCAAATGGGAGAAACCCTGGACTTGCAGCTCACATGGAACAAAGCCACGGCAAAACCTCTGCTTGGCAATAAGAAGAATGAAATGTTATTGGTCAACGGATTGCGGGGAAGCCTGAAGTATACGGATTCTGAATGGTGCAACTGGAATCGGAATGATACTGTTTCTTTCACGATAGATTTGCTTGATAAGGAGAAAATGAATAAATTTACCATTGGTTGCATTACGAATTATGGAATGGGAGCGCATAAACCGAAGATGATTCGCGTAGAGATTTCCGATGACAACCGGGCATACCGTGCCATAGGGGAGTTGAATTTCTCTTTGGAAGAAATCTATCAGGAAGGAACTTACAGAAATGACTACTCGATAGATATGGGCGGAGTATCTGCCCGTTATGTCCGGGTGACGGCGGAAGGAGCGGGGATTTGTCCCGCAGAACATGTCCGTCCCGACCAGGAAGCGAGAGTCTATTTTGATGAGGTTATTATAGAATAG
- a CDS encoding sulfatase family protein — protein sequence MEKLQSNLFFPLAGIAAVASLASCSNKQRPAEQKPLNIVYIMTDDHTAQMMSCYDTRYMETPNLDRIAADGVRFTQSFVANSLSGPSRACMITGKHSCANKFYDNTTCVFDSSQQTFPKLLQKIGYQTALVGKWHLESLPSGFDYWQIVPGQGDYYNPDFITQNNDTIQKHGYITNLITDDAIDWIENKRNPEKPFCLLIHHKAIHRNWLSDTCNLALYEDKTFPLPDNFFDDYEGRPAAAAQEMSIVKDMDMIYDLKMLRPDKNTRLKSLYEKYIGRMDEAQRAAWDKFYTPIIDDFYKQNLQGKDLANWKFQRYMRDYMKTVKSLDDNVGRVLDYLKEKGLLDNTLVVYTSDQGFYMGEHGWFDKRFMYEESMRTPLIMRLPKGFDRRGDITEMVQNIDYAPTFLELAGAEIPSDIQGVSLVPLLKGEHPKDWRKALYYHFYEYPAEHMVKRHYGVRTERYKLIHFYNDINWWELYDLQADPSEMHNLYGQPEYEPVVKELKEEMLKLQEQYNDPVRFSPERDKE from the coding sequence ATGGAAAAACTGCAATCAAACTTGTTCTTTCCTCTGGCAGGAATAGCTGCCGTAGCTTCCCTTGCTTCCTGCTCAAACAAGCAAAGGCCTGCGGAGCAGAAACCTTTGAATATCGTCTATATCATGACGGACGATCACACAGCACAGATGATGAGCTGTTACGACACGCGCTACATGGAAACCCCGAATCTCGACCGCATTGCTGCCGACGGCGTACGCTTTACTCAAAGTTTTGTGGCCAATTCATTAAGCGGACCCAGCCGCGCCTGCATGATAACAGGAAAACATAGCTGTGCTAATAAATTCTACGATAACACCACTTGCGTATTCGACAGTTCGCAACAGACTTTTCCGAAACTGTTACAGAAAATCGGCTACCAGACAGCGCTGGTGGGTAAATGGCATCTTGAAAGCTTGCCTTCCGGATTTGATTACTGGCAAATTGTCCCCGGACAAGGCGACTACTACAATCCGGATTTCATCACACAAAACAATGACACTATCCAAAAACATGGATACATCACGAACCTTATCACCGATGATGCTATCGACTGGATAGAAAACAAACGCAACCCGGAGAAACCTTTCTGTCTCCTGATTCATCACAAGGCGATTCACCGTAACTGGCTCTCGGATACCTGTAACTTGGCTTTGTACGAGGATAAGACCTTCCCTCTGCCGGACAATTTCTTTGACGACTACGAAGGACGTCCCGCCGCTGCCGCACAAGAGATGAGCATCGTGAAAGACATGGACATGATTTATGACCTCAAAATGCTTCGTCCCGACAAGAATACCCGTCTGAAATCCTTGTATGAGAAATATATCGGTCGCATGGATGAAGCACAACGTGCCGCATGGGACAAATTCTACACTCCGATTATAGACGATTTCTATAAACAGAACCTTCAAGGCAAAGACCTTGCCAACTGGAAATTCCAGCGTTACATGCGCGACTACATGAAGACCGTGAAATCACTGGACGACAATGTAGGCCGTGTGCTCGACTACCTGAAAGAGAAAGGACTGCTGGATAACACACTCGTTGTCTACACTTCCGACCAGGGATTCTATATGGGTGAACACGGTTGGTTCGACAAACGCTTCATGTACGAAGAATCCATGCGTACACCGCTTATCATGCGCCTGCCGAAAGGATTCGACCGCAGAGGCGACATCACCGAAATGGTACAGAACATCGACTATGCACCCACCTTCCTCGAATTGGCAGGAGCGGAGATTCCTTCTGATATCCAAGGTGTATCCCTCGTTCCCTTGCTGAAAGGCGAACATCCGAAAGACTGGCGGAAAGCTCTCTATTATCATTTCTACGAATACCCCGCCGAGCACATGGTGAAACGTCATTACGGTGTACGTACGGAGCGCTATAAACTGATTCATTTCTATAATGACATCAACTGGTGGGAACTTTACGACCTGCAGGCAGACCCGTCGGAAATGCATAACCTCTACGGACAGCCTGAATATGAACCGGTAGTGAAAGAACTGAAAGAAGAAATGCTGAAACTTCAGGAGCAATACAATGACCCTGTCCGCTTCTCACCGGAGCGGGACAAGGAATAA
- a CDS encoding DUF5006 domain-containing protein has product MKRLLYKILPACLLAIGLQGCDDETRYNPLPEAVPLTMTVNGQAFAMGEHLKVDIEVNKDADGNEVNPNEDFDIYFTAKSGNEDVSNLFDPFSSIVTFPKGETKIQVDFPVKKEGLKGHKNLNFVAFARGYKMAKSSAVIKVSDYYRITMSLENNLDNVVLDGGKCVLVAQIDKPRSIPIRVTIEPKEDETSFFAGLPSSLIIPAGASSVKSDEITLSLNGAAIKSKELTLNFESSSKDNPMTEEAMAITLKGIDDPNLYDPTKVYANPEQIFVSSTNKDAVMKWDWGKTAPYYDMKADNVHPTVDLSTWKFINAIEFHKIDASFWGSNPSKTPWSLSDTNDKPSQLYQAVDNTRFSKITNEGILKMWAEYGDFAWTSVSGRSTYGAAGYYSCNFDKNNTAAPQFVRIYPGIRIEFRVRLGGVRDGFIPWIALKDPKDGYRFMNKKEVDILRNEKGNVITQSIYSTTNQIEFSKKTSMPTAGEWNIYWAEVEDTEIRIGINGTTTVTLKKEDASSWPFDKESFTQNANGSYMGFDIVMRLSPSAERDAGTPVEGWDTVLKSITDYQNDDRTPRMEIDWIRFYKKDGVYKWDKNTEPVSGKVFY; this is encoded by the coding sequence ATGAAAAGACTATTATATAAGATACTTCCGGCTTGCTTGCTGGCTATCGGTTTGCAAGGATGTGACGATGAGACTCGTTACAATCCGTTGCCGGAGGCGGTGCCTTTGACAATGACTGTCAATGGTCAGGCATTCGCAATGGGTGAACATTTGAAGGTAGACATTGAAGTAAATAAAGACGCAGATGGGAATGAAGTGAACCCCAATGAAGACTTTGATATTTACTTTACTGCTAAATCCGGTAATGAGGATGTTTCCAACTTGTTTGATCCCTTTAGTAGTATTGTGACTTTCCCAAAGGGAGAAACAAAAATACAAGTAGATTTTCCTGTAAAAAAGGAAGGATTGAAAGGGCATAAGAATTTAAACTTTGTGGCTTTTGCACGTGGATATAAAATGGCAAAATCCAGTGCGGTTATCAAGGTCTCTGATTATTACCGTATTACGATGTCATTGGAGAATAATCTGGATAATGTAGTGTTGGATGGTGGAAAGTGTGTATTAGTAGCTCAGATAGATAAGCCAAGATCTATTCCTATCAGGGTTACAATTGAACCCAAAGAGGACGAAACATCATTTTTTGCAGGCTTGCCTTCCAGTCTGATTATTCCGGCAGGAGCATCAAGTGTAAAGAGTGATGAAATTACCCTTAGTTTGAATGGGGCGGCAATCAAAAGCAAGGAACTGACATTGAATTTTGAAAGTTCATCAAAAGATAACCCAATGACAGAAGAGGCTATGGCGATTACATTGAAAGGAATTGATGATCCTAATCTGTATGATCCGACAAAAGTATATGCTAATCCGGAACAAATTTTTGTATCATCGACGAATAAGGATGCTGTGATGAAATGGGATTGGGGAAAGACAGCTCCTTATTATGATATGAAAGCGGATAATGTACATCCAACAGTCGATTTGTCTACTTGGAAGTTTATTAATGCGATCGAGTTCCACAAGATTGATGCTTCGTTTTGGGGTAGTAATCCGAGTAAAACTCCATGGTCGTTGTCTGATACAAACGATAAGCCTTCACAGCTTTATCAAGCTGTAGATAATACAAGATTCTCGAAAATTACAAATGAAGGAATACTGAAAATGTGGGCGGAATATGGAGATTTTGCATGGACAAGTGTCAGTGGTAGAAGTACTTATGGTGCTGCAGGCTATTACAGCTGTAATTTTGATAAGAATAATACTGCTGCTCCTCAGTTTGTACGGATTTATCCGGGTATAAGAATTGAATTTAGAGTTCGTCTTGGGGGAGTGAGAGATGGATTTATTCCTTGGATTGCCTTGAAAGACCCTAAAGATGGTTATCGGTTTATGAATAAAAAAGAAGTCGATATTCTTAGAAATGAAAAAGGTAATGTAATAACACAATCTATATATTCAACGACAAATCAGATTGAATTTTCTAAGAAAACGTCTATGCCTACTGCAGGAGAATGGAATATATATTGGGCAGAAGTGGAAGATACAGAAATCAGAATAGGTATCAATGGTACTACAACAGTAACTTTGAAGAAAGAAGATGCTTCTTCATGGCCTTTTGATAAAGAATCGTTCACACAGAATGCTAATGGTTCGTATATGGGCTTTGATATTGTGATGCGTTTATCTCCTTCAGCAGAACGTGATGCTGGTACTCCTGTTGAAGGTTGGGATACTGTATTGAAGAGTATTACTGATTATCAGAATGACGATAGGACTCCACGTATGGAAATTGACTGGATTCGTTTTTATAAAAAGGATGGTGTTTATAAGTGGGATAAAAATACTGAACCGGTTTCGGGTAAGGTCTTTTATTAG
- a CDS encoding RagB/SusD family nutrient uptake outer membrane protein codes for MKKLYILFILAGAFLSACSDFLEKAPITSPESGGYLASEEHLTSYVNFLYTGLPTLETYGMGVFGEEKNSDNILAQNYERRLNGELQESNGGSKEWEKGYKGLRDANYCLHNYAVPEMNETDKILSLKGEVYFFRAYWHFYLLTRFGSIPIMDDLWDEHATAQGLQVPATDRGKVAKFILEDLDTAKKLLYPRSKYKGLRVSQEAALILAMRVALYEGSWEKYHAGTDFAAATNASTEFFQTVITLGDELFTKGLKLNKKENDPFNAKDGGEAFAHLFNQYDLSDISEAVFWKKYSISGGLTHGLSALLSQGTVDNSGPAGLSQSLVDNYLYDTGLPIDPADDKFKDFNRTFEGRDLRLIQTVMHSDCRFKADSDSKPMKVEIRTDENKDEVVPPYLLAGDNQRSITGYHIRLGLDPLFNKDKKGGETALPIIRYAEALLAYAEAAAELGNGTCEASILEKTLQPLRERAGVTYVAPTEIDPNYPVFSDQYTLTPILQEIRRERRAELALQGFRLDDLMRWRAGKLIQNQRGKGAYLGKEGVLYRAFSTDQADELDKITLTADKWMDPLAEWLPAGYQFNTDRDYLLPIPLNEINLNEQLHQNPGWRK; via the coding sequence ATGAAAAAACTATATATATTATTTATTCTTGCGGGTGCTTTCTTGTCTGCATGCTCGGATTTTTTAGAAAAAGCGCCTATTACTTCACCGGAAAGTGGAGGCTATCTGGCCAGTGAAGAACATTTGACCAGCTATGTAAACTTCTTATATACAGGACTTCCTACTTTGGAAACTTATGGTATGGGTGTTTTCGGTGAAGAGAAAAACAGTGACAACATCCTTGCGCAGAACTATGAAAGGCGCTTGAATGGGGAATTGCAGGAAAGTAATGGTGGCTCAAAAGAATGGGAAAAAGGCTATAAGGGGTTGCGTGATGCCAATTATTGTCTTCATAACTATGCAGTTCCTGAAATGAATGAGACGGACAAAATCTTGTCTTTAAAAGGAGAAGTTTACTTTTTCCGTGCCTATTGGCATTTCTATTTACTGACTCGTTTTGGCAGTATTCCTATTATGGACGATCTTTGGGATGAACATGCTACCGCCCAAGGTCTGCAAGTTCCGGCTACAGATCGCGGAAAAGTGGCAAAGTTTATCCTTGAGGATTTGGATACGGCAAAAAAATTACTATATCCACGCAGTAAGTACAAAGGATTGAGAGTTAGTCAGGAAGCAGCTCTTATTTTGGCTATGAGAGTAGCTTTGTATGAAGGCTCTTGGGAGAAATATCATGCCGGTACTGATTTTGCCGCTGCAACGAATGCATCTACAGAGTTCTTTCAGACTGTAATAACTTTGGGAGATGAACTGTTTACTAAAGGATTGAAATTAAACAAGAAAGAGAATGATCCTTTCAACGCAAAAGATGGTGGTGAAGCGTTTGCACATTTGTTTAACCAGTATGATTTATCCGATATATCAGAAGCTGTTTTCTGGAAGAAATATTCGATATCAGGCGGTTTGACACATGGATTATCCGCCTTATTATCTCAAGGCACCGTAGATAACTCTGGTCCTGCTGGTTTATCACAATCATTGGTTGATAATTATTTGTATGATACAGGTCTCCCTATTGATCCGGCAGATGATAAATTTAAGGACTTCAATCGTACATTTGAAGGACGTGATCTTCGTTTGATACAAACTGTGATGCATAGTGACTGCCGCTTCAAGGCTGATAGCGACTCGAAGCCAATGAAGGTTGAGATTCGTACAGATGAAAATAAGGATGAAGTTGTTCCGCCTTATCTTTTGGCAGGTGACAATCAGCGTAGTATTACCGGTTACCATATTCGTTTGGGACTAGATCCATTGTTTAATAAAGACAAAAAGGGCGGTGAGACTGCATTACCAATCATTCGTTATGCAGAAGCACTGTTAGCTTATGCGGAAGCTGCCGCTGAGTTAGGCAATGGGACTTGTGAAGCATCAATATTAGAGAAAACTTTGCAGCCATTACGTGAACGGGCAGGAGTGACTTATGTTGCCCCAACTGAGATAGATCCTAATTATCCTGTATTCAGTGATCAATATACTCTGACTCCTATATTGCAGGAAATTCGTCGTGAGAGACGCGCGGAACTGGCATTACAAGGTTTCCGTCTTGATGATTTGATGCGTTGGAGAGCTGGTAAGTTAATTCAGAATCAACGGGGTAAAGGTGCTTACTTAGGTAAAGAAGGTGTATTGTATCGTGCATTTAGTACAGATCAAGCCGATGAACTGGATAAGATAACATTGACTGCGGACAAATGGATGGATCCTTTGGCAGAATGGCTTCCGGCAGGATACCAGTTCAATACGGATCGCGACTATCTGTTGCCGATTCCTTTGAACGAAATCAACTTGAACGAGCAGTTGCATCAGAACCCGGGATGGCGCAAATAA
- a CDS encoding SusC/RagA family TonB-linked outer membrane protein, with amino-acid sequence MEKKKLMREQRRFVLLLMLLLSFPLGVLAQQKMIKGQVVDDRGDAIIGATVMVKGMNGGTITDIDGNFSIAGKVGNTLSITYVGYAPLQVKITKQEGNRFVMKEDAKALDEVVVVGMDTQKRNTITAAVATLKDDAIVNRPVTDVTSALQGNIAGLNFASDAVAGGVGGELGADIQFNIRGVGSINGGEPYVLVDGVEQSMQNVNPADIASISVLKDASASAVYGARAAYGVVLVTTKSGKKEKARVSYRGTVGFSSPINMPEMMSSLEFAGYINERADNMGVAHVVSDKTIGKMQGFMQNPYSAEFPGVDINANGDDWASTYYNQYANTDWFQYYFKDKSIRHSHNLSVQGGSDKMNYYIGMGYIYQEGLMDKVQDDLSKYNLNTKFQINANKWLRFNLNNNITLQMIKRPMGNQMIFYNNVSNQYPNQATELPVDSEYNIPGWSELMYLKNSNYNQNRLSDALTLSATVTPLEGWNIVGEMKMRLDVEHNDMKLVQPYYETPQGKYKKGATQKQGYAYPGMSWKNTYFDSYSRGSVFNYYLSPNISSSYTHQWGGHFFKAMAGFQMELREDSQEAMYKDGVMDDQIYSFENASGNIMVSEARTHWSTMGMYARLNWNYNNIYFLEVSGRYDGSSRFAKGNRWGFFPSFSAGYDIARTDYFKALDLPVSQLKVRVSYGRLGNQNGAGLYDYRSFIELDASSQNAWILPGVSDTPSRGTIVKTPKLISPYITWEKVDNANLGIDLMLLKNRLSITADIYQRTTRDMIGPAEALPGISGVLPTDRAKVNNATLRNRGWELSVNWNDKLKCGFSYGIGFNVFNYKAVVTKYNNPSGTIYNNHTGYAANKGYYEGMDVGEIWGYQADDLFLSNREIDEYLRHTDLSAFKAADQWRRGDLKYLDINGDGKVNAGDGTLANRGDLKVIGNTTPKYSFGINLNLGYKGFEVSTLLQGVAKRDFPISGSTYMFGGQNFFKEHLDHFTTQNPNGYLPRLTDWKDNTDYVVNTGYNTTRYLLNAAYMRMKNLTVSYNFSRKLLKNIGLENLKVYFTCDNLFTITKLPGQFDPETLNQVNMMAGGSNEQSPGLTSPLKQNGNGKVYPMNRNFVFGLDFTF; translated from the coding sequence ATGGAAAAAAAGAAGTTAATGAGAGAACAGAGACGTTTTGTTCTTCTTCTGATGCTCCTGTTGTCATTTCCTTTGGGTGTTTTAGCTCAGCAGAAAATGATAAAGGGACAGGTAGTAGACGATAGGGGAGATGCTATTATCGGTGCTACTGTCATGGTGAAAGGTATGAATGGGGGAACGATAACCGATATAGATGGTAATTTCTCTATTGCAGGAAAAGTGGGTAATACCCTTTCTATTACATACGTTGGCTATGCTCCACTGCAAGTAAAGATAACCAAACAGGAAGGTAACCGTTTTGTGATGAAGGAAGATGCAAAAGCACTTGACGAAGTTGTGGTGGTAGGTATGGATACTCAGAAAAGAAACACTATTACTGCCGCTGTGGCCACATTGAAAGATGATGCTATTGTCAATCGTCCTGTGACGGATGTAACCAGTGCTTTGCAAGGTAATATCGCCGGATTGAATTTTGCTTCGGATGCTGTAGCAGGTGGCGTCGGCGGTGAGTTGGGAGCTGATATCCAATTCAATATCCGTGGTGTCGGTTCTATCAATGGTGGCGAACCTTATGTATTGGTAGATGGCGTTGAACAGAGTATGCAGAATGTGAATCCTGCCGATATTGCCAGTATCAGTGTATTGAAAGATGCTTCTGCTTCTGCCGTATATGGTGCGCGCGCTGCCTACGGTGTGGTACTTGTTACTACAAAAAGCGGTAAAAAAGAAAAGGCAAGAGTGAGCTATCGCGGAACGGTTGGTTTTAGTTCGCCAATCAATATGCCGGAAATGATGAGTTCATTGGAATTTGCAGGTTATATAAATGAGCGTGCGGACAATATGGGAGTAGCTCATGTCGTTTCAGATAAAACAATTGGTAAAATGCAGGGATTTATGCAAAATCCTTATTCGGCAGAATTTCCGGGAGTGGACATCAATGCCAATGGTGACGACTGGGCGAGTACATATTATAACCAATATGCTAATACCGATTGGTTCCAATATTATTTCAAAGATAAATCTATCCGTCATTCTCATAACTTGAGTGTACAGGGAGGTTCTGATAAGATGAACTACTATATTGGTATGGGATATATTTATCAGGAAGGTTTGATGGACAAAGTACAGGATGATTTGAGTAAATATAACTTAAACACAAAGTTCCAGATAAATGCCAATAAATGGCTGCGCTTTAATTTGAATAATAATATAACGTTGCAGATGATTAAGCGTCCGATGGGAAATCAAATGATTTTCTATAATAATGTATCCAATCAATATCCAAATCAAGCGACCGAATTGCCTGTTGACTCTGAATATAATATTCCTGGTTGGAGTGAATTGATGTATTTGAAGAACTCCAATTACAATCAGAATCGTCTGTCTGATGCTTTGACTCTTTCTGCTACCGTCACACCTTTGGAAGGATGGAATATTGTTGGTGAGATGAAAATGCGTCTGGATGTGGAACATAATGATATGAAGTTGGTTCAGCCTTATTATGAAACTCCGCAAGGGAAGTATAAAAAAGGTGCTACCCAGAAACAAGGATATGCTTATCCGGGCATGAGTTGGAAAAATACTTATTTCGATTCTTATTCTCGCGGAAGTGTTTTTAATTACTATTTGTCTCCGAACATATCTTCTTCATATACTCATCAATGGGGAGGTCATTTCTTTAAAGCGATGGCAGGATTCCAGATGGAATTGAGAGAGGATTCTCAAGAAGCCATGTATAAGGATGGAGTGATGGACGACCAGATCTATTCATTTGAGAATGCCAGTGGAAATATAATGGTATCTGAAGCTCGTACACATTGGTCTACAATGGGTATGTATGCCCGTTTGAACTGGAACTATAACAACATTTATTTTCTGGAAGTCAGTGGACGTTATGATGGTTCTTCCCGTTTTGCCAAAGGAAACCGTTGGGGATTTTTCCCTTCCTTTTCTGCTGGTTATGATATAGCTCGTACCGATTATTTCAAAGCGTTGGATTTACCTGTATCACAATTGAAAGTACGTGTTTCTTATGGACGTTTGGGCAATCAGAACGGTGCCGGACTTTATGATTATCGTTCTTTTATTGAGTTGGATGCTTCTTCACAGAATGCATGGATTTTGCCGGGAGTTTCTGATACTCCTTCCAGAGGTACGATTGTAAAGACCCCTAAGTTGATTAGCCCGTATATTACATGGGAAAAAGTAGACAACGCCAATCTGGGTATTGATTTGATGTTGCTCAAGAATCGTTTGTCTATAACTGCTGATATTTATCAACGTACTACCCGCGATATGATTGGTCCGGCTGAGGCTTTACCGGGTATTAGCGGAGTATTACCTACTGACCGTGCGAAGGTGAACAATGCAACTTTGAGAAACAGAGGATGGGAACTTTCGGTTAACTGGAACGATAAGTTGAAATGTGGTTTTAGCTATGGCATTGGTTTCAATGTATTCAATTACAAGGCTGTAGTGACCAAGTATAACAATCCAAGTGGAACTATTTATAATAATCACACAGGATATGCTGCCAATAAAGGATATTATGAAGGAATGGACGTAGGAGAAATTTGGGGATACCAGGCTGATGATTTATTTTTGTCTAACCGCGAAATTGATGAATATCTCAGACATACGGACTTGTCCGCTTTTAAGGCAGCGGATCAATGGCGTCGGGGTGATTTGAAATATTTGGATATTAATGGTGATGGTAAAGTGAATGCCGGTGACGGTACGTTAGCTAACCGTGGAGATTTAAAAGTTATAGGTAATACTACTCCTAAATATTCATTCGGTATTAATCTGAATCTTGGCTATAAAGGATTTGAAGTGTCAACTCTGTTGCAGGGTGTTGCTAAACGGGATTTCCCGATTTCCGGCAGTACTTATATGTTTGGCGGACAGAACTTTTTCAAAGAACACTTGGATCATTTCACAACACAGAATCCGAATGGTTATTTGCCTCGCCTGACTGATTGGAAAGATAATACGGATTATGTGGTGAATACAGGTTATAATACAACCCGTTATTTGTTGAATGCAGCTTATATGCGTATGAAGAATTTAACAGTATCTTATAATTTCAGTCGTAAATTGCTGAAAAATATCGGGCTGGAAAATTTGAAAGTATATTTCACTTGTGATAACTTGTTTACTATTACAAAGTTGCCGGGACAGTTTGATCCGGAAACATTGAATCAGGTCAATATGATGGCTGGTGGTAGTAATGAGCAGTCTCCGGGTTTGACTTCTCCATTGAAACAAAATGGTAACGGAAAGGTATATCCGATGAACAGGAACTTCGTTTTTGGACTTGATTTCACATTTTAA